The DNA sequence caagttcaaaggaggagagaaaagagaatgAGACATGCTGGCAGAAGAAGGAGATGAATGCTTTTCTAGACTGGGTGAGAGTGGAGACACTGGAACAGAAGACTGTCCAGGAGGACATTGTGCTGCTTGAGAGCTCCAGAAAGGCAATAGCAATTAAACAGACTGCCAAGTATTGTCTTGCCCACTGCATCTCAGAGATTTTCCCCAAGGCATCAGTCCAAGGGAGCATCTGGTAGTGTGGTCAATGTATGGTGCAAGGTCCAAGGCTGTTAAGAAGCACAAGCCAGGAATCCAGAAATGAGAGTGTTCCTTCCTCCTGAAGGGTCAGTCATCAGCCACAACCTCCTGAGGGAGGTGCTGGCAGCCTCTCCCAACTCTTGCTGAACACTGAGCATTTCCCATATAAACATTCTgaacctctctcacacacacccctgtCAACAGTCCATTACGGTAAATATTGCTAAGTCCATGTCTCTGTGTTGTGGCTGCTGGAGAGGGTCACTGTCTGTCCCAAGTACTGGCATGTTCCCCTGTCCTTCTGTTTCCCTGCCTGTGTCAGAATCTGAACCTGGGCCCTGGGGAAAAGTCATGATTTGGCATCTATGTCCTGAGGTCCTACTTGAGaaacacataccctccaacacctcacggatgaaaaccaagacatgtaTGGCCAAATAACATCCAAGTGGGGTCAAGatcaaaaaattattaatgaggaagaacatacaaacaTGGAGGCTACAGCATTGGCTTTTGCTTGAGCTTAGGGGCTTTTGCCTGAgactctccttcctctctctccttcctctcctcctgcccACTCCCTCACtgggttaactgagtgcaaactatgttTCCACTTTGCACTTAAttttcagcaattgaagtaagctgaggacaaagggggaagaggGTAGAGAAACCAGGACATCTGAAAAGCAGCTGACAAAGTGGGTTGACAGAAGATTAATAGGGGTTGTTCCTCCCAGACTATTCTCTTGGAGAATATGCAGTGACAGAAAAGGATGCCAAACATGCCTGTGTGATGGAATCATTACTTCATTGTACCCTTTGGATTGCAACATGATCTGTAAATAGGTGGAAGCCTCCCCATACAtaacacacacaataataatggTGTAGCACCATCATTGCCAAGATCACCCATTCTGTTTTCAAatgcagtgggcctttggtatccactgaggtttggttccagaatcccctgtggataccaaaatccatggatgctcaagtctccttaaatatgatggcatagtaaaatggcattgttgttgttgttgttgttgttgttgtgtgtcttcaagtcatttctgacttatggtgatcctaaagtgaagcTATAATGGACATTTGTTGGCAATaattgttcaaaggagatttgccattgcctttacctgaggctgagaaatttTAACTTGGCCAAGgacatccagtaggtttcatagttgagctgggaatggaaccttggtctccagagtcacaatccaactcGTATAGtgcagggtcatagtccaactaCTACTCTAtgctatcccttatataaaatggcagaatcaaggtttgctattgagATATCCTGGAGCTTGTTGATTGCTTCTTCTAGGAACAAAACTTTTCTGAGGACTACATCCAAGACATCTATCTAGATCACAAAGGCCTTCAGGGCCTTGACACTACAATAAGGCCCTTCTTCAGTGAGCTACTACTCTTCAGTAAGTGACCACTCAACCCCTAAAGTTTGGGGATGAACTGAACTCAAGACTAATACAATGAGAAACAAATAGGCAAATCTAGATGGACAGGTTTATCAATCCATAGTCCTGAGAAAACCAGCTGCTCTTCCATCTTTGAACTCAGGTCAACAAATTTGCCTTGGCTTATGTAAGTACTTTGGGGTTTAATAAACTTGGGCATAACTCATCTTACTGGGGAAAAGtcctattgaactcagtggaacatAGTCATGTGTAGACATATATAAGCTTGCACGCTAACTAGTAACGGAAAAATAAGGGTCAGCTTATGTTTTTTGTACAtcctttaaaaaatggtttattAAATCCCAAATatgttgtttaaaaatgtgtaaattcttcaaaaattaaTTGAAATTAAATTCCACTCCATTTCTACTGGCCAAATACAATAGGTGAGGCTATTCCCATCATGGAGAGGCATGTTTTGTACAGGCCTATCATACAGGAGTTAAAGATGGGGTATCTCtcagtaaaaagaaaagatataTCAACCTTCATTCAATACTAACGTGGTTGAATACACAGGGATACAAATTTCAAACCAACTTGTAATAACTATTAAAATTTGGTTTAAAATTTGAATGCACGTGTATCTTTAAGTGCTGTGATTCTTACCATGATGAACTGAACACAATGGAACTGTAACTTTCTTTGGATTAGTAATGCTGTATTCAGAACATTTTCCAGCAAGATGCCTTTCTTCACTACTGAGAATTCAGAAACTACAAGATTCCTTAGGGACACTTGTCCCCAaatgcctttttattttaaaatatatttatttatttacttggtgCCATCGCAACTGCAATGgccaaagaaggaaaaagaaagaaaccttaGTCTTAACTAGTGGCAATGTTTGTAAAGTCCTGTTTCAGAATAACCATGCCAGCATTTTGCTTGGCTCTATCTATATAAATTCTTCATAATGTTGCTCTCTGCTACATTAGTATAGGCTGTAAGGGAAACAAGAAGATGAGCAGAAAGAGTTTATTGAAACAGCAGTCTTAAGTGAGCTGACTCTTTAAGGTTTGTAGTCCTATTCTTCAGTCACAatctattatgtatttatttgatgaATTGTCTAAAATCAGGAAATGAATTGTAAGGGAGTTCAGGTAGTGTGCTTTTGAATCTCTACTCTTTAATTCAGGGAATCAAAATTTTTTGAATAAAAGTCCACATCATCCAAACTCACTCACAATTCACCTGCTGATTTTGGACAAGATCctacttaattttaattttaaagggtCAAGGAGATGCATAGATAACAtcagtatttaaaaaatatatatagcaaTATTGCCATGTATTGTTATAATGCAACTTTATGTTTTTAGAAACACGACACTTGCAGATAGATGTCTTAACATTCAAATGTGCTTTAGTGTTTGATTGGTTCATAATATCATTCTATGCTTCTGTGCACATTGTTTGAATGTATAAAATTTGCAAGatcctattattactattttttttcaTATGCAGCTTGTATTTTGCTTGCATTTTGAGGTATCTTATAAGTGTCAATTGAAAAATTGTGATTAAAAAGCCAACCAAAAGTATGGGCAGTttcataatatttaatatttacagtGAATTGCTGTTGGTTGGTTCATCATTAGTGATTTTACAATGGTTACAATTTTTCACTAGTTGTTTCATGCTACTAGTAatggcaatacacacacacacacctaaatacAGCAATGTAACGATTAGTATTGTCTTGATTTATAATGCATGCCCTATGATTTTTCCCATCATTGCTAATATAGCTTTGCTAATATTGAAACAAACCTGAAAAGAACAACAACGAGTGAAATTCATGAGAATGTTCTCCTCTGATacttgtaaagggggggggggggtaacaccaTTGTTCCCCGAACttctgccttttggtagaaatgtGCTGTGGTGTTTGCTtttgtccctttaaaatgatgaagCGTTGGTGTAAGTGGGgcaagactcagtgggaggagaaaggagacgacccagggtttttttttaaataaatatatatatattaaaattttgtttaatttttttaaaaaaatattttttaaaaatgttttttaaaaaaacatcacatctcacCAAAGTTTCACTTTAACTACACAAAAACCCatgtcataaaataaataaataaataaataaataaataaataaataaattttggctGTACATTTGATacgtaatttaaaggtataattttacttttgctattgccattacattcagtgttatatgagaattatgatttacacataacatgagtacaaaaaacattacaaaggattctgtatggtgtggcaagggaggaggtcaatgggggtgggtgggcagtgacaccatgagttactgatGCCAACCCTGGTGAGGCCACTTAAGGGGGCAgtgtgacaagttcagttttaactatggtcagtGGCTAAGATTAATAAATACCCATATGAATGGCAGAGGGAGTTTTTGGACTATAATATGGGGCTGTATGGAAATCAAAAATAAGATGTGAAAAAATGGGCAAGAGAATCCTCATGATGCTGGAGTATTAGAACTGGTGTTCGAATATAGTGTAGTGTGCCAGAAAGCCACTGTCCctgttcaacccactgtcaatggactgtagtttgtgcttatatttcacctctgttgtttctctttcaaagtctccttgaaatgtttttgttcaaggactgttgTTCTGAGTTCCAAGATGGAATGTCcaggaagactgaaatgttctcCAACTTGTTTTTGTGTACTCCCTCTGGCTCAGATACTGGTctatttgcccaatgtagagtgttGATGGGTATTATTGGCAAATGATAGCCTATAAAATACTAGAGGACAATTTAATGAAAGTACCCCtaatattttgtttattctaATATTGTAGATAATGTGATTGTCctttgatgacatttcctgagtagatgtgtggacagagttggcatctgggtttgtggaaAGGTCTTGTACCCATCTCCCCAACTATGTTATGTATCCCCCTGTAGGTAAAAAATTGTTTGAGACTGGGAGACTGTCCGTAGAAACGTAAAGGCTGGCTGTGTTAGCAAGGTAATATGTGGTGAGAGGTATGGAATCCAGAATAGGAACACTCCAGACTGTAAAAGTGAATATTAAAGAATACCTTTCATTCTAACAGTGACTCAGTTGAATTTTGGTACATTCATAGGGTTGGTGCAGTTGGTCAGATCCCAAGCACCTATTTTCATGTTATGGATATTACTATTCTGCAAACTCAGCACATTAATATGGCATTTTTTCCTACTACAGTATGCCCACATCATATGCAGGTGCCTTTTTCGTGGCCTTCAGCTTACACAGGAGAATAATGGCACGCGTGCTGTGCTGCttgccatgcatgagccccaatattttcaatggggcttgagcatacgagcaatttgccttacgcggaggggtccagaatggatccccatgtaaagcaagggtgcacgtTACTATCTTCTAGCCATGGTACCATTTTTACTATTATCTTGGTAGAGCATCTATAGTCCAAAGTTCAAAGTGCTGAATTTAGAACAGATGGACCAAATCCCTATGTGCTAATGAAATTCACCATGACACTAGGACTATTCATCAACCCTGAACAGTCCTATGTCTCGTGATAAATTATAGCAACAGGAACCATATAAAGTGGCTGTATATATTTCTGGGGTGGTAAACATCAAGAATGATAACCTTTTGTCACCCAGAGACATTTCTAATGTTATTGTGTTCTCATCAGATCACTATAGTTTTTATTTCCCTCATCAGTTTTCCACAGATGTCAAAAATAAACAGTGTCTCATTGACCCTAAGGGACTCCATGGACACAAAATCTGATTCCCCCACCTTCGGTTTGGGGAAAGTAAAAGTGTATTACACAATTTGCTTTGGGGTTTTGGACATTCACATCaatgcttaattgtcttcactttcctgtgcaaatttgcatctattcaccttccttctgctgaaaatgtgcagctaTGCAAAGCTGGCAGTGAAGCAGGCAGATGGTCACACTTTCAATAATCTGCATCTTTGTAGGTACTTCAGTAAaaactgtgattcctttttctgtggagtttgaGCTCTTTGCCccgctgctctctctctctctctctctctcacacacacgtgCGCGCGCTCTGAACTGCATGTGGAAGGATCACTTTCTATTAAATAGAGTGAGGAGTATTTAAATCCTATAGACAAGcccttcctttgtttttctttgaaaattgtgttttaagtgtgtgtgtttttctggaGAGTGGTCCATTACTttccaaagattttcagatgagcCTACAATGTTTAGAAACATTGTAACGTAAGGCAATGTTTAGAAATGTCTCTGCATTGTTGGGCAAGAAGATCCCCACAGAGCAACAGCTATACCTGAGCTCATATGCTATGATAAACAAATAACAGTGCTACCCTCTGTAGTCCATGGTCTGGTTGGCATTAAACTTTGCAACTAGGGAGTGATCAAGCAAAGTGTACTAATATGCCATGTGTACCATGACATAGTGGATTGCCATGGAAAGGGGGGAAGCATTGCAAGGAATGACCATAATACATCCAGTTTGAAGAAAAACAGGCCACAATGTTCTTGAACACAGGTGACAGGTTGGGTTGGCCCAAAATGCATGAGGTCGGGATCTGACATCGACCAACTCCCTGTTGATTGATGAACTAGGTTGCCTGGTCacagccaagcttcgggatgacaaaGGGGGAACTGGCTGATCATATGCTCGCCTCTTAGGGAGCCGGTTGAGTGCATATACACCTTTCTACCCCCTTGTCACCAGGGGACACTGATCCAGTGTTGCCCCTGCAATGGCAACACCACAACACTCTCAGCACCCCTGAGCCCCTggtggactcccaatccagtgcacCTCAGtacaggaaaccatgcccaccaggtCCAAGACCCATATTACCACCCCTGGAAAAGATGTGACAGCACATCCCTATCCCTGAAAAGAAGGAGCTCTGGCCACCAGCACCATGTGGTCTTAAATATGCCTATCAGCTAATCATCTTTGTGGggacccagaagtcccaccccttccagcCTCCTTCAACAATCCCAGCATCTCACTGCCCCGGTGCCAAACAATGAGGTGGCACTTCCACTCCTGGTGAGAGCCAGATGATGTAGTCTGGTCCCTGGGCAGGAAGTGCCACCTTTTCTGGCCCAAGCAACCAATGAGGGGCCCTGAATCCTGGTTCCAGCCCTCCAAGGGAATGCCTGCACTGGAAGACCAGCCTAGGATAATGCCTACCCCACCACAGCAAACTGGCTTGTCCAATGAGTCAGGCAGCACCTTTTACCTCACACATAATGGGGAGAAAAAGATACAAGTCCCCCACCCACACACCTGAAAAAGAAGATCTGTTGAGGATTTGGCAATTTGTACATTTACTGTGTAGAAGGCCTAACTCAGGATGGTGGGTGGAGTTGTTCCAACATAGTCCAtaaactctggtgccataacattCCGCATTCCAACCTCTCTTTGTATTCTCTTCCTGACCTGCCCTGGCCTCTGGGATAGAGAACTGTATTGGAAGGGTGTATGTAGGACACCCAGAATTGATTATATTCTATGCAAGTAAATAATGGATTATAAATTGTTATTCAGTTGACATGCATACTTTTACCAAGCCTGCTTTCCCCTCTGTATTTTAGGTATACCGGGCAATCAATTTGACAGAGTGGAAGATGGAGAAAGCCAATGTCACATTGATGAAGGATTTTTATCTGACCGAACTGTCTGATCTCCCAGAAGTACGCATTTCTCTCTTTGTGATGATTCTGCTGATTTACTTAGTTACCCTGGCAGGGAATGGAGCAATCCTTCTAGCAATAGGGACTGACGACCATCTTCAGACCCCCATGTACTTCTTCCTCAGCAATTTGTCTTTATTGGATATTTTTTGCCCAACTGTCACTGTGCCAAAAATGCTCCAAATTTTCTTGTCAGAGGACAAGAGAATATCATTTATGGGCTGCATGTTACAATTATTCTTTCTAATTGATGTGGTAGGTACTGAAATTTTCTTGCTAGCAGTTATGGCCTATGACCGCTATGTGGCTATATGCAGCCCTTTACATTACACAAGTATCATGAGTAAACGGGTTTGTGCTCAGCTGACAGCATGGACTTGGTTGCTGGGCTTTATCAATTCTGTGGTTCATACTTCATTGACCTTTTCTTTATCATTCTGTGGACTGAATAAAATTAACCAATATTACTGTGACCTTCACCCAGTGATGGCTCTCTCTTGCTCTTCTACTTTTGTCCCTGAACTGGTGGTTCTTCTTGTGGCTAGCATTATAGGAAGTGGTGCTTTTCTTGTCACCCTGATCTCTTACATCTATATCATTGCTGCTATCTTGCACATGCACTCTGCTGAGGGAAGGCGCAAAGCCTTTTCCACTTGTGGATCTCATCTGACTGTAGTTTGCTTGTTCTATGGGGCTACCATAGCCACCTATGCTCGTTCTAATTCAACCTATTCCCACAAACAGGACAGAATCATTTCCATGTTATATGGGGTGGTTACTCCCATGCTGAACCCTATGATCTATAGTCTGAGGAATAAGGAAATGAAAAAGGCCTTGGTTAAAGTGTTTAGACTGAAAAGGTTCTACTGAATGGGTTAGGTTTAGGTCTTTCTGCTCTTGTTTGCTGTCAAAATGTGTTGTATTTTAGCACTTTTGGGGATAAACCTTGCACCTCTCTCACCTATGACATATGAATACgtggaactgtggtttgtttcaACTACTACAGATTTTGGTTTAGAATCAAACGATGTTTTATTTCACAAATGCATCCACTATGTGGGGTGAAATTTGTCCCTACTGGTCCTTAGTTATGGGTCCTCagctgtggaactcctttccagtGGAAGTTTGCTAAATCTGACTTATCTACAACACTTTTTAAGGAGAGCTATGTTTCTTCTGTTAGATTTTTGTAATGAGGACAACTaggatttattgttttaaatggcatCTTCtgtcatgttttaattttttaactgtCATTGTATATATACAAATTTTTATATGTTCATGCTTAATACTTTTATGATTACAGTTTGAGTTTTGTGCACCACTTTTAGAAGTTTGGTCAAGAAGCAGACTATACATCTCTAAATATGccaataaaacacacaaaatatgcaaagcTATGGGTGGAACATAGTAAATTAGAGTATTTAAGCATTTGGCAATGTTAACAATAATTTAGCATATGAATTATGGATGAACCAAGGAAATATATActgtggtgcgttacagaccaccactgctgtttgctccgcgagggagccgcagcagccaaacggcatgactccctcacggagcaaaaaagaagctccaaaatggagcttcttcttgcggcgcagttatgatgccgcgaggcgccaatggcgcactcgtgacgtcataagcGCTACGCAATGTGCGGACACATAgtgtccgctatgtcaatatggcggcagccgtgtggaatggccgccgccatattgtacgtattcactacgtactagggttaggggggtgcggaagcaccgccccttcctaaccctaatacgtagtgactacgtactTTATGgctgtttgtaacccgcctgtatGTTCAAAATTTCTGAGACATAGAAAGATCTTGGCTAGTATTTTGTGTTGCCATTGTGGATTCATAACCTTGAgtctgtaactgctccatattcagtaaaACTATGTAGTTACAGTCACAATTGTAAATCCCCCCACAGCCTACCTTAAGAGGCAGCATTCACATTGAGCAAAGAGTCCATTCAGCTGCAGATTGGGGCACAAGAAGGATGATATTCCCAGCTGTCTCCTACCAATGAGCAAGCTTGCACTGAGGAATTGTGGCAAGGGTCCTGCTTTGAGTTCCGGGAAAATCCAATTTTGAAGTTTAGTAAAGAACAAACTGCTAGAGAGTAGAGGTTGATGATGCATTGGTATCACATGCtgtgatgtgtgtgtgcgtgctcaGATTGTAAAAGAAGAAACCTGTCACAAATACCACCAGTGCTTATGAATGCAGTGCAGTGACACTTATGTTTATGAATATCTACTTCTTTTTTTACTGAAGGAAAGACAGCTGAACCTAATTTAGAGCTTTCAAAAAGTATTTGTTTATTCAATGTTTCTGATTTGGCATATATCAAGTGATGCAGTGTGGAGTGTAATAATTAAAGtagctttaaaataatttaaaataactgaaatactttaatatttttgaaaataggCATATGAAGAATATTCAACAGACCTTGTCAAGAAACCAACATCTCCTGTGAGATTCCTTGCCCCTTGCATGATGGCAGACCAATgagtccttttttttaaattaaggttTCCAAAATATGTGCAAGATGCCTCTgctatacactgctccctcgggttacgaaattaattcgttccgcggccgctttcgtaacccgaaaagccttcgtaagccgaattgccataggcgctaatggggaaaagccgcgtttcgtgcgaaaaagcgccgaaaagcaccaaaaaattttttcgtaacccgaaaaacattcgtaacccggaacaattatttccaatgggattttttcgtatcccggaaatttcgtaacctgggtatttcgtatcccgaggtaccactgtaatttactcttttccctttgtgaagcaaaacatatacatgcacaccCATAGCAGCATACACAGAAGAGCAGCCTTGTTCATTAAGAAAAAAGTAAACAACCCAACCTCTCCTTCTGAAAAGTCCATGCCTAGCATGCCAGGGTCAGAATTCACACTTTGAGAGAAAGATTCTTTATGGCACTTTATTGCATTTTGCAAGATTGAATACATGGAGCTTGGTAGCAAATCACATGTCCTCCTATTGCTGGTGAGAACAGCTTTCTTATACAGGTTTACAATTATATCTCTGATATTAGAGCAAACTGCGATTGGAAGACTACTTATATTCTGCATACAAACATAGCCTAAACTGACCAACATTGCATGCTCACTAAAGAGCTTATCACTCATCTTTTTAAACCAGGACGCAGGAgagaggtggggattatcactcactaaattgctgccaaactgccagctgccatcagcctgggtccaaacTTTCTGATTAAAAAGTGATTGTGGagcctgggaggctggaaccaatttaaaaaggtgagcgataagctcctttcCCTGTTCAAACCTCACTtattatggagattattgcattagcttcactgccagtACAGGTACAACTGATAACATGTTTCTGAGAAGTGAATAGACAGTAGATGAATTCAGTTTTGCTATGTTTTCTTCGAAGatactagccacagatgctggcaaaacgtcagaaagaaactctgctagaacatgggcacatagcccgaaaaacccacaaaaaactatagttttgcTATGCATAAGCATAAAAATATATGTGACAGAGAAGATATGTGATTGAGGAGACCTgcgatgtaactttcttaaggagAATCTTATCCCATTCACTGACAGGCAGTATGTCGCACTTATGCAACTTgggcttctcttgcagcttttcaagaaagggatttttccattcttgaaaagatgcaggacaagcccagagaagcctgggttgcattcgggctgcatactgcctggcgatgggtaaatgcaataagatttgccttaagaaagttacattccAGGTTTGTCCTGGCAGCGAAGCTAATGCGATCATCTCCTCAGTCACATATGTTTTTATGCTTATGCATAGCAAAACTGAATTCATCTGTCTATTCACCTCTCAGAAATATGTTATCTGTTGTACCTGTATTCCcagtggaggagggcaaacattcactccattttcaaaaaggggaaaaagaggatcccaacaattggAGGAGCAGACCATTAAACAGATAGctgtgaacatctggaaggcaattccataataaaaaaagtcaacatgcgtttcagagaaacaagtcatgccagagaaatctaatctcttttttgataaaattaccagcttgatagatgaagggaatgtcgtagatatagtatatcttgatttcagtaaggcctttgacaaggttccccatgacgtTCTTGagaacaagcttgtaaaatgtgggctaggtaAGGTAACTGTTAtagttgtaattggttgactggccgaacccaaagggtgctcaacaatggctccttttcagcctggagagaagtggccagtggggtcccacagggctctgtcctgggcccagtgctattcaacatctttatcaattacctggatgacagaattggaagcatacttatcagatttgcagatgacaccaaattaggaggaggggctaataccccagaggacaggatcaaaattcaaaatgacctgaatagactagaaagctgggccaaaactaacaaaatgaaattcaagatggagaaatgtaaggtactgcacttagggcagaaaaatgaaatgcacagacataagatgggggacacctggctgaacgagactacatgtgaaagtgatctgggagtccaagtagacaataaattgaacatgagtcaatagtgtgatgcggcagctaaaaaggccaatgcaattttaggctacagcaatagaagtataatgtctagatcaagggaagtaatagtgccactgtattctgctttggttaggccccacctggaatattgtgtccagttctgggcaccacaattcaaaaaggacattgagaaactggagtgtgataaaatggtgaagggtctggaaaccatgccctatgaggaatgacttagggagctgaggatgtttagcctggagaagagaaggttaagaggtgatatgatagccctgtttaaatatttgaaggagtgtcatattgaagagggaacaagcttgttttctgctgctccagagactaggatccgaaacaatggatgcaagctacaggaaaagagattccacctcaacattaggaggaacttcctgacagtaagggctgttcaacaatggaacagactccctcagagtgtagtggagtctccttccctagaggtctttaaacagaggctggatggccatctgccaggtatgctttgactgagagtacctgcatggcagtgggttggactggatggctctcatagtctcttccaactctgtgattcaatgtgtaggaaatagaatcatagaatcatggaattgtagagttggaa is a window from the Sceloporus undulatus isolate JIND9_A2432 ecotype Alabama chromosome 1, SceUnd_v1.1, whole genome shotgun sequence genome containing:
- the LOC121918718 gene encoding olfactory receptor 5V1-like, translated to MEKANVTLMKDFYLTELSDLPEVRISLFVMILLIYLVTLAGNGAILLAIGTDDHLQTPMYFFLSNLSLLDIFCPTVTVPKMLQIFLSEDKRISFMGCMLQLFFLIDVVGTEIFLLAVMAYDRYVAICSPLHYTSIMSKRVCAQLTAWTWLLGFINSVVHTSLTFSLSFCGLNKINQYYCDLHPVMALSCSSTFVPELVVLLVASIIGSGAFLVTLISYIYIIAAILHMHSAEGRRKAFSTCGSHLTVVCLFYGATIATYARSNSTYSHKQDRIISMLYGVVTPMLNPMIYSLRNKEMKKALVKVFRLKRFY